DNA from Amorphoplanes friuliensis DSM 7358:
GGAGACCTAGAAGAAACCGCGGCGCTGCGAGGACTGCTGCAGCCACCCGTTGAGCTGCGCTGTCCAGTCGACCTGATCGACAGTGTGGTAATCGACGTCGAACCGACCGAACGAGTCGTGACCCTCGGTGAAGAGCCCGCCCCGCTTGTCGATCTCCAGCACCACCTGCAACTGGTGCGGCGTCGGGATGAAAGTGACCTCGAGCTGGTTGATCCGGCCCGCGTACTGCGACGGCGGATAGAACTCGATCTCCTGGTAGAACGGCAGCGTCTGGTGCACGCCGTGAACCCGTCCCCGCTCGACATCCGCCCGGCTGAAGCGGAAACCCAGCCGCAGGAAAGCGTCGAGAATGCGTTCCTGGGCCGGCAGCGGATGCACAGCCACCGCGTCCAGGTCACCCTTGTCGACCGCCCGGGCCACTTCCAGCTCCGTACGCAGACCCATCGTCATGCCGTGCAGATGCTGCCCGTACACCTCGGTGATCGGGGTTTCCCACGGCACGTCGAAACGGAACGGGATGTCATGGCGGGCATGGGCGTCCAGCTTGAAGGAGCCGGTCAGCCGCTGCCGGTGGAACTCCTGATCAGTGTTGTACTCGCTGTCGCCGCTCTCGACCTCGACCCGCGTCATCAGGCCCACGGCGACGTACTCGATGTCGACGGCGTGGTCGCCGCCCATGACGTGCACCTGCCCCTCGAGAAACCCGCCGGGCCGGCAGTTCGGGTTCGCGAGCACCGTTTCCACGGACGGGCCTCCGACACCCATCGCCTGCATCATGCGCTTGAAGACCACGTGTTTCCCTCCTGGAAGCGTTCCTTCTGCAGATTATCGGCCCTCGGCAAAGCATTCGAAATTGCGTCGCCTTCGGTAAATGTCCCATCAATCCGGGCACCGAGTCGGGTTCACGACCTCAGGGTTCTCCCCGATTCATGCCACCTGGACGCTTGCCTCACCTCCGCTTAACGCGCCTGCCGCCAAGCTAGTGATCACCGGCACGAATGCGGCTGGGAATGCACGACTCGGTGAACGCGGGGAGGGGACTGAAAGGTGGTCCTGCAGATGAAGGCGACGGAGTCCACGGCGGCGGTTGCTGCCGAGAACATCATGACCGACGGTGTCGAGCCCTTGGCGGACTTGGACGCAACCGACGAGCGCGGCGTGTCCGCGGACCTCGTCCGGGCGTACCTGAACGGCATCGGCCGCACGCGTCTGCTCACCGCGGTCGAGGAGGTGACTCTCTCCAAGCGGATCGAGGCCGGCCTCTACGCCGACGAGAAGCTCCCCGCAGCGGGCAGCGACCTGGCGCCCCTCCTGCACATCATCATCGCCGAGGGCCGCGCCGCCAAGAACCACCTGCTCGAGGCCAACCTCCGGCTCGTGGTCAGCATCGCGAAGCGCTACACCGGTCGTGGCATGGCCTTCCTGGACCTCATCCAGGAAGGAAACCTGGGCCTGATCCGCGCAGTCGAGAAGTTCGACTACACCAAGGGCTACAAGTTCTCCACGTACGCCACCTGGTGGATCCGGCAGGCCATCACCCGCGCCATGGCCGACCAGGCCCGCACCATCCGCATCCCGGTGCACATGGTCGAGCAGGTCAACCGCATGGTCCGCGCCCGCCGCGACCTCGCCGCCACCCTGGGCCGTGAGCCCGGCGTCGCCGAGATCGCCCAGGCCATGGGCGTGCCCGAGTTCCAGGTCATCGAGCTCATCTCGTACGACCGCGAACCCGTCAGCCTCGACCAGGCCGTCGGCGAGGACGGCGAAAGTGCCCTCGGCGACTTCGTGGCCGCCGTCGACCACCGCGCCGACCCGGGCGACACCGCCGGCCGCAGCGAACTCCGCGGCGAAGTCGAAATCGTCCTCTCCACCCTGTCCGAACGCGAATCCGCCGTCATCCGCCTCCGCTTCGGCCTCGACGACGGCCGCCAGCGCACCCTCGACGAGGTCGGCCGCGAATTCGGCCTGAGCCGCGAACGCATCCGCCAGATCGAAAAGGTCACCATGTCCAAGCTCCGCGACCCGCAGCGCGCGGGACGCCTGGAGGCCTACGCCAGCTGAACCCCATGACGAACGAAGCCGGTCGCGATTCGCGGCCGGCTTCGTTGTTTTTACCCTTGCCGCCCCCGCACCGACTGCGCCAGGATGCTGATCGTGAGGGCGATCAATCTTCTGCTCAGATTTGTGCTCGAACTCTGCGCCCTCGCCGCCCTCGCCTACGCCGGCTGGCAGCTGCCTGGCGCGGTCTGGCTGCGGCTGCTCGCCGCGATCGCTCTGCCTTTGGTGGCCGCGCTCGTCTGGGCACAGTGGGTGGCGCCCAAGGCGCGCCGGCCTGTTGCGGACCCGTTGCGTCTTGTACCGGAGTGGGTGGTCTTCGGTGGGGCTACGGTCGCCCTCGCGGTTACTGGTCATGTGATCCTGGCGGGGCTGCTGGCGGTGCTGGCCGCAGCGAACCGGCTCGCCCTCCACCTCTTGGGCGCACCGACCGACGACCACGCCCCCGTCTGACTCCCCCGGCCGCCTGCGGCTCACGGCGGTCGGTGATCGGCTTGAACGCGCTGCTACTCCAGCACCCCCGACCAGCCGCGGTCTGCCCCGGCACCGTGGCCACGCCGGTCGCTCGGTCCGCAACTTCAAGGAAGTTGGTCCCTCATGGGCGCCTTGAAGGCCCGACTTCCTTGAAGTTGGGCGCTCGTGGGCGCCTTGAAGGCCCAACTTCCTTGAAGTTGGGCGCTCGTGGGCGCCTTGAAGGCCCAACTTCCTTGAAGTTGGGCGCTCGTGGGCGCCTTGAAGGCCCAACTTCCTTGAAGTTGGGCGCTCGTGGGCGCCTTGAAGGCCCAACTTCCTTGAAGTTGGGCGCTCGTGGGCGCCTTGAAGGCCCAACTTCCTTGAAGTTGGGCGCTCGTGGGCGCCTTGAAGGCCCAACTTCCGTGAAGTTGTCGTCCGAGCGAGGCTCAAGTCTGTACCCAACCAGATGCCGGTCACGCCAGGCTTCGTCTGGCCTGACAGCAAGGCCCAAACCGACCTCCTGCCTCCGGCCCACAGTCACGACCCAAGCCCAGGCCCGAGCCCAAGCTCACGACCCACGGGCCACGAACCCGCGGGCCACGGGCCACGAACCCGCGGACCACGGGCCACGAACCCGCGGACCACGGGCCACGAACCCGCGGACCACGGGCCACGGGCCACGGGCCACGGGCCACGGAGCCAAAGTCCGGGGGCCCACGGGCCTAGGCGCGACCGACGGCTGTCGACTGGCACGCAATTTCAATGAAGTTGGGCCTTCACGGGCGCCTCGAAGGCCCGACTTCACGGAAATTGGGCACCCGAGCGGGACCGGGCCCCGCCCTTGCTCACCACCGCAGGCTTTGCGCGGCATGAGAGTCGAGCACACCCGACACCTGTCGAAGCCGTCGACCGGCACGCAACTTCAAGGAAGTTGGGCCCTCGTGAGCGCGTCGAAGCACCAACTTCAAGGAAGTTGGGCCTTCAAGGCGTCCACGAGCGGCCAACTTCATGGAAGTTGGGCCTTCATGACCGTCTCGAAGCACCAACTTCAAGCAGGAAGTTGGCCCTTCATGGGCGCGTCGAAGGACCGACTTCTCCGAAGTTGGGCCTTCGAGGCGGAAGTCGGGTTAGTGCCTGAGCGGACACCTGTTGCGGTGGGCTGGGCGGGGAAATGAAAGGCCGGCGCCCGTGATCGCGGTCAGGCGACAGTGGCCGGCGCACGCCCGCCTGGGGTGGGTGGCGGCAGGTCCACACGGAACGCTGGGTGCACACGCGCCGGACACCCTGCGCACCCTCGACCGGCTCCGCGAGGAGCTGCGCTGGACCGAACGCCGCTCGGCGAGTGGTTGGGGTGGGGGTCAGGCGGTGTGGAGGCGGCGGGGGCCGGTGTCGGGGCGGGTGCCGGGTTCGCCGAGTTCGACGGAGGCGTGCAGGACGGTGATGCCGTCGGGGCGGGCCAGGACCGGGTTGAGAGACAGGGCTCGGA
Protein-coding regions in this window:
- a CDS encoding sporulation protein, giving the protein MVFKRMMQAMGVGGPSVETVLANPNCRPGGFLEGQVHVMGGDHAVDIEYVAVGLMTRVEVESGDSEYNTDQEFHRQRLTGSFKLDAHARHDIPFRFDVPWETPITEVYGQHLHGMTMGLRTELEVARAVDKGDLDAVAVHPLPAQERILDAFLRLGFRFSRADVERGRVHGVHQTLPFYQEIEFYPPSQYAGRINQLEVTFIPTPHQLQVVLEIDKRGGLFTEGHDSFGRFDVDYHTVDQVDWTAQLNGWLQQSSQRRGFF
- the sigB gene encoding RNA polymerase sigma factor SigB, with product MTDGVEPLADLDATDERGVSADLVRAYLNGIGRTRLLTAVEEVTLSKRIEAGLYADEKLPAAGSDLAPLLHIIIAEGRAAKNHLLEANLRLVVSIAKRYTGRGMAFLDLIQEGNLGLIRAVEKFDYTKGYKFSTYATWWIRQAITRAMADQARTIRIPVHMVEQVNRMVRARRDLAATLGREPGVAEIAQAMGVPEFQVIELISYDREPVSLDQAVGEDGESALGDFVAAVDHRADPGDTAGRSELRGEVEIVLSTLSERESAVIRLRFGLDDGRQRTLDEVGREFGLSRERIRQIEKVTMSKLRDPQRAGRLEAYAS
- a CDS encoding YrdB family protein, whose product is MRAINLLLRFVLELCALAALAYAGWQLPGAVWLRLLAAIALPLVAALVWAQWVAPKARRPVADPLRLVPEWVVFGGATVALAVTGHVILAGLLAVLAAANRLALHLLGAPTDDHAPV